One genomic segment of Coffea arabica cultivar ET-39 chromosome 6e, Coffea Arabica ET-39 HiFi, whole genome shotgun sequence includes these proteins:
- the LOC113696451 gene encoding uncharacterized protein — MAAAEATKEEAFEFPNAVEREVASALLLLSVAITTPPPSLPLSPPLERSCTGKMKKNKLRFKLSKSQQSHWTCSSSSSSTVTTSENDDRRVKVIAVVSKFHDTMKLKVVRKRRSKNLSISDCQKRSSSRKQAAKVESSASVSASASSCLSSGSSSVISSAGSSGNVIMNRRGGGRGSYLFVTPPAKDLKRKPILGSTHMRRRAEAILKVLSSHGRASEVKIRELLGDSPSTSKALRILLNLEQVKRSGAGGRTDPYVYMIA, encoded by the exons atgGCAGCTGcagaagcaacaaaagaagaagcattTGAATTTCcaaatgcagttgaacgtgaaGTCGCCTCagctcttctccttctctcCGTCGCCATCACCACCCCGCCtccttctctccctctctcgccGCCGCT TGAGAGAAGTTGTACTGGTAAGATGAAGAAGAATAAGTTGAGGTTTAAGCTTTCCAAGTCGCAGCAGTCGCATTGGACCTGTTCGTCTTCGTCTTCGTCGACGGTGACGACCAGCGAGAATGATGATCGGCGAGTGAAGGTGATCGCCGTGGTTTCCAAGTTTCACGACACGATGAAGCTGAAG GTGGTTCGAAAGCGGCGATCGAAGAATTTGTCCATCTCCGACTGCCAGAAACGCAGCAGCTCAAGGAAGCAGGCGGCGAAGGTTGAATCATCGGCTTCTGTTTCAGCTTCGGCGTCGTCGTGCCTGTCCAGTGGCTCCAGCAGCGTAATTTCCAGTGCAGGAAGCAGCGGCAATGTGATCATGAACAGGCGCGGTGGTGGACGTGGAAGTTATCTGTTTGTTACTCCACCCGCTAAGGATCTGAAGAGGAAGCCGATCCTAGGCTCGACTCACATGCGGCGCCGAGCCGAAGCTATTCTGAAAGTTCTGTCATCTCACGGCCGCGCTTCCGAAGTTAAGATTCGTGAGTTGCTCGGCGACAGCCCCAGCACCAGCAAGGCCTTGAGAAT ATTGCTGAATCTAGAGCAGGTTAAGAGGTCTGGAGCAGGAGGCCGTACTGATCCCTATGTTTATATG ATTGCATGA